A genome region from Mytilus trossulus isolate FHL-02 unplaced genomic scaffold, PNRI_Mtr1.1.1.hap1 h1tg000164l___fragment_2___debris__unscaffolded, whole genome shotgun sequence includes the following:
- the LOC134700578 gene encoding beta-1,3-galactosyltransferase 1-like, translated as MLKVIQVKRSDFRQDFVRLLTFIIAIGILFPMSWYIYLNARSLELTEKLLYDAIGDTKVVLRNIKTFTTLPHLHINMQKNVEFNQTLHTGTKNPVEQNQEDSQQKHSGWFLESFHFIINNEDICKSANELIDILIMITSSPQNKLSRNALRETWLTHTKMNKGNMRYVFLLGESPMTKELEKENLQTKDIILGNFKDAYNNLTYKTLMGYQWATQHCRNAQFVMKTDDDMYVHIPGLIRVTKKNANALQTAVGGNCARLANPIRDKRSKWYASFKSYPQTTYPGFCSGTGYVTSLNVVTKIVQTSKDVPFFHLEDVYVALCIKKLGLKLHPIGGFMLAYNFGNCTHNDNTLVTVHQVSVSMLKRIWETPCTPKKV; from the coding sequence ATGCTTAAAGTTATTCAAGTGAAGCGGAGTGATTTCCGACAGGACTTTGTACGTCTGCTTACTTTTATCATAGCAATCGGAATTTTATTTCCAATGTCCTGGTACATATACCTAAACGCCAGATCTTTAGAGCTTACTGAAAAATTGCTATATGATGCTATAGGGGACACAAAAGTTGTTCTCCgaaacattaaaacttttacaacTCTTCCGCACTTGCatataaatatgcaaaaaaatgttgaatttaaTCAAACTTTACATACTGGTACTAAAAACCCTGTTGAACAAAACCAGGAAGATAGCCAACAGAAGCATTCTGGTTGGTTCTTAGAAAGTTTTCACTTTATCATTAACAATGAAGACATTTGTAAATCAGCTAACGAGTTAATTGATATACTGATTATGATAACGTCTTCTCCGCAAAATAAGTTGAGTCGAAACGCTTTACGAGAGACTTGGTTGACGCATACGAAAATGAACAAAGGAAATATGAGATATGTATTTCTACTTGGAGAGTCGCCAATGACTAAagaattagaaaaagaaaacttGCAAACAAAGGACATCATTTTGGGAAACTTTAAGGACGCATACAATAATCTAACTTATAAAACATTGATGGGTTATCAATGGGCAACACAACACTGCAGAAACGCACAGTTCGTTATGAAAACGGATGACGATATGTACGTTCATATTCCTGGACTAATTAGAGTAACAAAGAAGAATGCCAATGCTTTACAAACTGCCGTGGGTGGAAACTGTGCTCGTTTGGCAAATCCTATACGAGATAAACGGTCCAAATGGTATGcttcatttaaaagttatcCACAAACAACCTATCCGGGGTTCTGTTCGGGTACTGGATACGTCACCAGTCTAAACGTTGTCACAAAAATAGTACAAACATCAAAAGATGTTCCGTTTTTTCATCTTGAAGATGTATATGTTGCTTTGTGTATCAAAAAACTTGGTTTAAAATTACATCCAATAGGCGGCTTTATGCTAGCTTATAATTTCGGCAATTGTACACATAACGATAATACATTAGTCACTGTTCATCAAGTGTCAGTAAGCATGTTGAAACGTATTTGGGAGACACCTTGTACCCCCAAAAAAGTATAA